Genomic window (Chryseobacterium bernardetii):
GGCCACATGACTTTCTGAATCTGAACCTTCACTCTGAACATAAATTTCTGTTCTGATAACACTTATTTTGGCACCACCTTTAATGACATAGGATTTTGAAACCAAAGCATCTCCCATAGCCGGACGAAGATAGTTTACCTTTAATTCAACCGTCACCACATAGCAGTCTTCCGGATAATGGCTCACTGCTGCATATCCTGAAGAAACATCCACCAAAGAAGCAATCATTGCTCCGTTAAACATACCTGCTTTTCTGGTCATCATTTCCATTTTGGGAATCTTAATGGACACAAAACCGGATTCTACTTCCAGAAGCTCTGCTTTATAGAATTTCAGAGTTTCTGAACGGTTGAAGCTGTCAGTGATAAGTTTCTTTTTTTCCGAGGTCATAAATTTTATTTTAAACAAAGGTAAGAGAAAAAGAAAACAGCCATCTCAAAATTGATGAAATGACTGTTTCGGATTTAGAATTCCTATTTAAACTAACAATAATTTCCCTTCTACTCCCGATTCTTTCAGGTGATAATCTTCTTTAATCATATCTGCGGCTTTTTCTCCTATCATAATGGTAGGCGCATTCGTATTCCCTGAAACTACATCCGGCATAATGGAAGCATCAGCCACACGCAGACCTTTTATTCCATACACTTTTAACCTGGGATCAACCACAGCAAGGCTGTCTATACCCATTTTACAGGTTCCGGTCATATGATGATAAGTGGAACATGATTTTTTTATATAATCTATTACTTCTTCTTTTGTTTTGCCTTCGCCGGGATAAATTTCTCCATCATTCCATTCTTTCATGGCTTCTGTACGGCCCATTTCACGACAGATTTCGACACATCTGTACAGCGCTTCCAAATCAGATTCTTCGGATAGGTACCTCGGATTAATCTCCAGTGGCGAAGACGGATCTGAAGATGTTAATTTAATATATCCTTTGCTGGCAGGCCGAATAAATCCGGCACAGAATGTAAATGCATTTTCAGGACCGGTAAACCCCGGGCTGTAATAAGGAAGCCCCATAAATAACGGCTGAAGATCGGGAAAAACCATTTCTTCTTTACTTTTCCAGAAAAGCTGGGCTTCAAGTAAATTGGCTTCGGGAGCAGGAATTTCTTTTTTCGCTTTAAAAATCACACTCGTTAAAAGATGATCCTGAAGATTTTTCCCTACTCCTTTCAGATCTTTTATTACTGAAATTCCCACTGCTTCCAGCTCTTCTTTATCTCCGATCCCTGAAAGCATCAGCAGCTTGGCAGATTCAACAGTACCGCAGGAAACTATCACTTCTTTTTCTGCCCTGGCTTCCAGTAATTTTCCATTCTTTCTATACTGAACACCTACACATTGGTCACCTTCAAAAGAAGTTTTTGAGCCAATGCATCAGTTTCAATATGCAAATTGGCCCGTGATGAAACCGGGTCTAAAAATGCCTTGGCAGTAGAACATCTTTTACCGTCTTTTCCTACACTGAGATGATTCAGTCCTGCTCCCCAGATGTCTTTATTAAAATCATCTGTCGTAGGATAGCCTAATTCTTTACAGGCTTCAATAGCGCTTATTGAAATGGCATTCGGGCGTTTGATACGGCTTACAAAAAGAGGACCTTCACCACCATGAATACTATCTTCCCCATCTTCATGAGTTTCTGATTTTTTAAAGTAAGGCAACACACTTTCCCAGTCCCAGCCTACACATCCGTTGTAAGCCCAATGGTCATAATCCTGCTGGTGCCCCCTGATATAGATCATTCCATTGATGGAGCTTGAACCCCCTAATGTTTTTCCGCGAGGCCAATACCGTGTATTTCCGCCGGCATTTTCCTGGGCAACGGTGTGGTAGGCCCAGTCTCTTTCCGTATTCCAGATGGCAGGCCAGCCGGCCTGTTCCTGTACTTCGTTCACTTTATCATCCGGACCTGCCTCCAACAGGAGTACATTTATATTTTCATTTTCACTTAATCTGTTAGCGATAACAGCTCCTGCTGAACCTGATCCAATAACTATAAAATCGTATGTCATGAGTTTTAATTTAAGATGTTACTTTTTAATGCTGATTACTTTAGGAATAGTTACGGCTTTTAACCCCTCTATTCCGAATTCTAGGCCATAACCGGACTGTTTTGCTCCCCCGAAAGGGACAAACGGATGAATAGCTCCATGCTGATTGATCCAGACTGTTCCTGCTTCCATTTGGGCCGCTACTTTCTGAGCCTGATCAACATCATCACTCCAGACTGATGCTCCCAGCCCATTTTCTGAGTCGTTAGCTTTACTGATGGCTTCTTCCAGTGTTTTATATTTAATGATAGGCAAAACAGGCCCGAACTGCTCTTCGTCAACAATTCTATCGCCATTATCAACGTTTCCAATAAGGGTCACAGGAATAAAATAGCCTTCCAGATCTGGTTTTTGCCCTTTAAATAGAAAATCTGCCCCCGTATTTTCTGCATCATGAATAAGATCCTGGATTTTATCGTACTGCATTTTATTTTGTACAGGCCCCAGGACAACATTTTCATCTGCTCCGTTTCCCATTGGAATATTGGCAGAATAGTCTGACAACACCTCAATGAGCTTTTCATAATCATCTTCGTGTACATATAATCTTTTTAAGCAGGCACAGGTTTGGCCCATATTCAGGAAAGCTCCCCAGAAAATATTTTCGATATGTTTGGCTACATCAAATCCGGGTAAAATAATACCGGCATCATTACCGCCACATTCCAACGTAAGACGCGCCATGTTACCTGCAGAGGCTTCAATAACCTTCTTCCCGGTTGCAATAGAACCCGTAAACATAATCTTCCCGATTTCCGGATGACCTGTAAGATAGGAACCTACCTCACCTCTTCCTGTTACTACCTGTAAAATTCCTTCGGGAAGTACACGGTTAATTACTTTAATCATTTCCAGGCTGCAATATGTTGTATATTCCGAAGGTTTTATAACTACAGCATTTCCCATTCTTAAAGAAGGAATAATCTGCCAGATAGCGATCATTAACGGCCAGTTCCAGGGGGCAATGGCGGCAACTACTCCAATTGGAGTTCTGTAGAGGATATCTTTCCGGGTTTCATCTTCAAAAACAATTTCTTCAGGCAGATCCAGAGACGCCGGCACCTGTGTCCAGCCTACACACGCCTGCATTTCAAAATTTGCCCCTGGTCCATTGAGTGGCTTACCCTGTTCTTTGGTAATCCATTCTGCCAAGTATTTTGAATTACTCTGTAAGGCTTCTGCTACTTGTAATAAAACTTCCTTCCTTTCTGAATCTGGCTTTGCTGCCCACAATTTTTGGGCTTTTTTTGCTTTTTCAATCACAGCATCTATTTCTTCTGGGGAAGTATTTTCAACTTTACCAATCACCTCCAAAGTAGAGGGATTAAGAGATAAAAAATCAGTATTTGAAGGAGAATTTTCTTTTTCTAACGATGTTTTTTCCATTATTTTAAATATTTTGTATTTTAAACAATTCGAAAATGGCAAAAACATGGTATAATTTATTTACTTATTCTCTATTTTTTTTAACCTAAACTCTACCCTATGGAAAAGATCGAAGAAAGAACCGTTTTCAGCATTCCTTTTGGAGAATTGAATGTATTTGAAACGAATGTAGTGTGTCATAATTTTCCTTTCTTTTTTGAAAAGCCTGTCATTACGCTTATGCTTAGTGGCAATAAAATCATCCGCAGTGAAGAGGATACATTTGAGTTTAATGAAAGAAGCGTCTTCATCCCGCCTTGTAATAGGGAACTTAGTATAGACATTCATCCTGTTTCTGCAAAGCCTACAAAGTGTCTTGTTTTAAATATTGAACAGGAATATATTGACAGTGTTTTTCATGAGGTTATAGAAAACTGGCATCCTGACTGGGACAGAACAGGAATTATGATGAAGGAAAATACTGTGAAAAAATTTGTAAGCTCGGATGAATCTTTATGGAGAAGTCTTACGAATCTTTACAACAGAAGAGTGGATGAAAGTATTTATAACACCTCAGATTTTCTTT
Coding sequences:
- a CDS encoding PaaI family thioesterase, whose product is MTSEKKKLITDSFNRSETLKFYKAELLEVESGFVSIKIPKMEMMTRKAGMFNGAMIASLVDVSSGYAAVSHYPEDCYVVTVELKVNYLRPAMGDALVSKSYVIKGGAKISVIRTEIYVQSEGSDSESHVATSLVTMMKIK
- a CDS encoding GMC family oxidoreductase, giving the protein MVFPDLQPLFMGLPYYSPGFTGPENAFTFCAGFIRPASKGYIKLTSSDPSSPLEINPRYLSEESDLEALYRCVEICREMGRTEAMKEWNDGEIYPGEGKTKEEVIDYIKKSCSTYHHMTGTCKMGIDSLAVVDPRLKVYGIKGLRVADASIMPDVVSGNTNAPTIMIGEKAADMIKEDYHLKESGVEGKLLLV
- a CDS encoding aldehyde dehydrogenase family protein, which translates into the protein MEKTSLEKENSPSNTDFLSLNPSTLEVIGKVENTSPEEIDAVIEKAKKAQKLWAAKPDSERKEVLLQVAEALQSNSKYLAEWITKEQGKPLNGPGANFEMQACVGWTQVPASLDLPEEIVFEDETRKDILYRTPIGVVAAIAPWNWPLMIAIWQIIPSLRMGNAVVIKPSEYTTYCSLEMIKVINRVLPEGILQVVTGRGEVGSYLTGHPEIGKIMFTGSIATGKKVIEASAGNMARLTLECGGNDAGIILPGFDVAKHIENIFWGAFLNMGQTCACLKRLYVHEDDYEKLIEVLSDYSANIPMGNGADENVVLGPVQNKMQYDKIQDLIHDAENTGADFLFKGQKPDLEGYFIPVTLIGNVDNGDRIVDEEQFGPVLPIIKYKTLEEAISKANDSENGLGASVWSDDVDQAQKVAAQMEAGTVWINQHGAIHPFVPFGGAKQSGYGLEFGIEGLKAVTIPKVISIKK
- a CDS encoding helix-turn-helix domain-containing protein — translated: MEKIEERTVFSIPFGELNVFETNVVCHNFPFFFEKPVITLMLSGNKIIRSEEDTFEFNERSVFIPPCNRELSIDIHPVSAKPTKCLVLNIEQEYIDSVFHEVIENWHPDWDRTGIMMKENTVKKFVSSDESLWRSLTNLYNRRVDESIYNTSDFLLSLSLKELIYELMKTNAKHILLHSDKTGNVQNGLQEVVHFIRHNYREPITIKKLSALAGMSEANLFKKFKHSYNCTPVEYIIQLRIEHAKQLLINNPEMGIKNICFESGFNTLEYFYRKFTQITGKSPKKFMVN